Sequence from the Sphingobacteriaceae bacterium GW460-11-11-14-LB5 genome:
CTTTCTGGCGGTCGATTTCTTTTTCTGTTTGTCGGGTTTTGTAATTGCCTACGCTTATGATACACGTGCCGCAAATATCAGCCTAATGCAGTTTTTTAAACTAAGATTGATCCGTTTGCATCCTTTAGTCATCATCGGTTCAATTTTAGGACTGTTAACTTTTCTGTTCGATCCTTACAGTGATTTATATGCCGTTTACGGCTTCGGGAAAACATTACTGATGTTTTTGGCCTCTGCATTTTTGATTCCATATCCGGTTATGCCAGAGCGTTATACCAATCTATTCTGTTTAAATGCTCCTGCGTGGTCTTTATTCTGGGAATACATCGCCAATATTTTCTATATCCTTATGCTTTACAGATTGAATAAAAAAGTATTGCCTGTATTGGTTTTGCTTGGCGCAATAGCCATCTGTTATGTGGCTTTAAAAGTGCCTAATGCTAATTTAAGTGGTGGCTGGGGTGGACAAAACTTTTGGGATGGTGGTGTGAGGGTACTATATTCTTTCTCAGCCGGCATGTTGGTTTATCGTTTCAACTGGATCATTAAAAATAAACTGGGTTTCCTCGGCGTGAGTCTGCTATTACTTGTGGCTTTCCTTTTCCCTTACAGAGATGCATATAACTGGATTACCGAAACCATCATTGTATTGTTTTATTTCCCGCTTTTAGTGGCTTTAGGTGCCGGGGCAATAATTAGCGAACCTTTAAAGAAACTGTGCACCTTATCCGGAGAAATATCGTACCCGCTGTATATGACACATTATCCTTTCGTTTGG
This genomic interval carries:
- a CDS encoding acyltransferase produces the protein MITAQNDSNLLATKQHFEILDGLRGLAAVIVVIYHFMEIAITDYNKNFLSHGFLAVDFFFCLSGFVIAYAYDTRAANISLMQFFKLRLIRLHPLVIIGSILGLLTFLFDPYSDLYAVYGFGKTLLMFLASAFLIPYPVMPERYTNLFCLNAPAWSLFWEYIANIFYILMLYRLNKKVLPVLVLLGAIAICYVALKVPNANLSGGWGGQNFWDGGVRVLYSFSAGMLVYRFNWIIKNKLGFLGVSLLLLVAFLFPYRDAYNWITETIIVLFYFPLLVALGAGAIISEPLKKLCTLSGEISYPLYMTHYPFVWIFLTYVAVVKPAMSTLWVVIPVSVAVLVLLAYLIMKFVDIPLRKYLKAKFL